The Corynebacterium pseudopelargi genome contains a region encoding:
- a CDS encoding MerR family transcriptional regulator — MGPDQEVGYRVPIACQVAGITYRQLDYWARTDLVQPSIRNARGSGSQRLYSFRDILVLKIVKRLLDTGISLQNIRLAVEKLRDHGVDDLAEITLVSDGVTVYECRSNEEVIDLLGGGQGVFGIALPGIMKELTGTIDSFPSERIDQHDEDNVIGVDELAARRMRRSS, encoded by the coding sequence ATGGGGCCAGACCAAGAGGTTGGCTATCGCGTGCCGATTGCTTGCCAGGTTGCCGGCATTACGTACCGCCAATTGGATTATTGGGCGCGCACCGATCTGGTGCAGCCGAGTATTCGCAACGCCCGCGGCTCCGGTTCTCAGCGCTTGTACTCCTTTAGAGACATCCTGGTGCTCAAGATTGTGAAGCGCCTGCTCGATACCGGCATCTCCCTGCAGAATATCCGTCTTGCTGTAGAGAAGCTGCGTGATCATGGCGTGGATGATCTGGCAGAAATCACCCTCGTATCCGATGGCGTGACGGTGTATGAGTGCCGATCCAATGAAGAAGTGATCGACCTCCTCGGCGGGGGACAGGGCGTGTTCGGCATTGCACTGCCTGGCATTATGAAGGAACTGACCGGCACCATTGATTCCTTCCCCTCCGAGCGCATTGATCAACACGATGAGGACAATGTGATCGGCGTAGATGAACTGGCTGCACGCAGGATGCGCCGTTCTTCCTAG
- the glpK gene encoding glycerol kinase GlpK has translation MGNTKYVAAIDQGTTSTRCIIFDHEANQVAVGQYEHEQHYPRKGWVEHDPMEIWDNTRRAVGRALAESDVAREDILAVGITNQRETTVVWDKNTGEPVYNAIVWQDTRTNEICEELAGEEGPDRWRKKTGMRINSYPAGPKVKWILDNVEGARERAEAGDLLFGTIDTWLLWNLTGGAEGDEGEAAVHATDVTNASRTLLMDLETLQWDEELCKAMDIPMSMLPEIRPSVGDYRHVRERGTLAGVPIRAILGDQQAAMFGQGCFRAGDAKNTYGTGLFLLLNTGKKPKWSEHGLITTVCYQLENEKPVYALEGSVAMGGALVQWLRDNLQLIPNAPSIENLAREVEDNGGVYIVPAFSGLFAPRWRPDARGVIVGLTRFVNRKHIARAVLEATAYQTRELVDAMVADSGVELTDLRVDGGMTMNELLMQFQADVLGTNVQRPKNIETTATGAAYAAGLSVGFWENLQALQQQTDAAKVWKPKMDAEEVDALYSEWNRAVERTYDWEVSEKK, from the coding sequence ATGGGTAACACCAAGTACGTGGCAGCCATTGACCAAGGCACCACCTCCACCCGTTGCATCATCTTCGACCACGAGGCCAACCAAGTTGCCGTGGGCCAGTATGAGCACGAGCAGCACTATCCCCGAAAGGGCTGGGTTGAGCACGATCCGATGGAGATCTGGGACAACACCCGCCGCGCAGTAGGCCGCGCCCTGGCCGAAAGCGATGTTGCACGCGAGGACATCCTCGCCGTCGGTATTACCAACCAGCGCGAAACCACCGTCGTGTGGGACAAGAACACTGGTGAGCCGGTGTACAACGCGATCGTGTGGCAAGATACCCGCACCAACGAGATCTGCGAAGAACTCGCAGGCGAAGAAGGCCCCGACCGTTGGCGCAAGAAGACGGGTATGCGCATCAACTCCTACCCGGCAGGCCCGAAGGTCAAGTGGATCCTCGACAATGTTGAAGGCGCACGCGAGCGCGCCGAGGCAGGCGACCTCCTCTTCGGCACCATCGACACCTGGCTGCTGTGGAACCTCACCGGCGGCGCAGAAGGCGATGAGGGCGAAGCAGCCGTCCACGCCACCGACGTGACCAACGCTTCTCGCACCCTGCTCATGGACCTCGAAACCCTTCAGTGGGACGAGGAACTGTGCAAGGCCATGGACATCCCCATGTCCATGCTGCCGGAAATCCGCCCCTCTGTTGGCGATTACCGCCATGTACGCGAGCGTGGCACCCTTGCAGGCGTGCCGATTCGCGCCATCTTGGGCGACCAGCAAGCCGCCATGTTTGGCCAGGGCTGCTTCCGCGCAGGCGATGCAAAGAACACCTACGGCACCGGCCTCTTCCTCTTGCTGAACACCGGCAAGAAGCCGAAGTGGTCTGAGCACGGCTTGATCACCACCGTGTGCTACCAGCTCGAAAACGAAAAGCCCGTCTACGCCCTCGAGGGTTCGGTGGCTATGGGCGGTGCGCTGGTTCAGTGGCTGCGCGATAACCTCCAGCTCATCCCCAACGCACCTTCGATTGAAAACCTCGCCCGCGAGGTTGAAGATAACGGCGGCGTGTACATCGTGCCCGCGTTCTCCGGGCTGTTCGCACCGCGCTGGCGTCCCGATGCCCGCGGCGTGATCGTTGGTCTTACCCGATTTGTCAACCGCAAGCACATCGCCCGTGCTGTGCTGGAAGCCACGGCGTACCAGACCAGGGAGCTTGTCGACGCCATGGTCGCAGACTCCGGCGTGGAGCTCACCGATCTGCGCGTAGATGGTGGCATGACCATGAACGAGCTGCTCATGCAGTTCCAGGCTGATGTGCTTGGCACCAATGTGCAGCGCCCGAAGAACATCGAAACCACCGCCACCGGTGCTGCCTACGCAGCCGGCCTCTCTGTTGGCTTCTGGGAGAACCTCCAGGCCCTGCAGCAGCAAACCGACGCTGCGAAGGTATGGAAGCCCAAGATGGATGCAGAAGAAGTCGACGCACTCTACAGCGAGTGGAACCGCGCCGTTGAGCGCACCTACGACTGGGAAGTAAGCGAAAAGAAGTAA
- a CDS encoding hemolysin family protein yields MSLFVTIAMILALLLANAYFVAAEFALISSRRDRIENLISQNRPGAKRVLYAIEHLSIMLAACQLGITICSLILGKVAEPAIAHFVEVPFHALGLPDNLLHPVAFVIALALITFLHILFGEMVPKNIALAGPETLALWLTPTLLVFMHITRPFIAFFNWVARLTLKAFGIEQKDELDAGVDPEQLASMISESRSEGFLDAQEHSRLSKALQVEDRLVTEILIPLDRVRTVSFGRRGPRLKDVEDAVAATGFSRFPVTAADGAFLGYVHIKDLLDRFEEDDHDAIIHRSEIRPLTIIHAGGTLDEALQLMHKKSAHMAQVRDRGELLGVITLEDLIEEYLGTFADWTHEQR; encoded by the coding sequence ATGAGCTTGTTTGTCACCATTGCCATGATCCTGGCCCTCTTGCTGGCCAATGCCTACTTCGTGGCTGCGGAATTCGCGCTGATTTCTTCGCGCAGGGACCGCATTGAAAACCTCATTAGCCAAAACCGTCCGGGTGCGAAGCGGGTGCTCTACGCCATCGAGCACCTCTCGATCATGCTGGCTGCCTGCCAATTGGGCATCACCATCTGCTCATTGATCTTGGGTAAGGTTGCCGAACCTGCCATCGCTCACTTTGTTGAGGTGCCCTTCCATGCTTTGGGGCTACCTGATAATTTGCTGCACCCAGTTGCTTTTGTGATCGCCTTAGCGCTGATCACCTTCTTGCACATTTTGTTCGGCGAGATGGTGCCGAAGAATATCGCTCTGGCGGGCCCGGAAACCTTGGCGTTGTGGCTGACCCCCACCCTCTTGGTGTTCATGCACATCACCAGGCCGTTTATCGCCTTCTTCAACTGGGTGGCACGTTTAACACTCAAGGCTTTCGGTATCGAGCAAAAAGATGAGCTCGATGCGGGTGTGGATCCCGAGCAGTTGGCCTCGATGATCTCTGAGTCGCGTTCGGAGGGCTTCTTGGATGCCCAGGAGCACTCGCGCCTATCCAAGGCGCTGCAGGTGGAAGATCGTCTTGTTACCGAGATCCTGATTCCTTTGGATCGCGTGCGCACGGTGAGCTTTGGTCGCCGCGGCCCGAGGTTGAAAGACGTTGAAGATGCGGTGGCCGCAACCGGCTTTTCTCGCTTCCCCGTCACCGCCGCCGATGGCGCCTTCCTTGGGTATGTGCACATCAAGGACTTGCTGGATCGCTTCGAAGAAGATGACCATGATGCGATTATCCACCGCTCGGAGATCCGTCCACTGACCATCATTCACGCCGGTGGCACGCTCGATGAGGCCTTGCAGCTCATGCACAAAAAGTCTGCCCACATGGCGCAGGTGCGCGATCGCGGCGAGCTGCTCGGTGTGATCACCCTTGAAGATCTGATCGAGGAATATTTGGGCACCTTTGCCGATTGGACTCACGAACAGCGCTAA
- a CDS encoding VWA domain-containing protein: protein MGQHSSGKPNYRLSQGLLITVLAVILVIAAVLLWSNQRIRSDEEHRAQECIEGELVVPVATHGMIDAEDLVQRFAQANLQTQDFCLTPQLVDDPAQASLLLSAETDQTIQDVLARAERNAASKQWPIIATLPVGIADQSGQAWDAQMNLRYPTSPDAVASAILAEQKFGDFDATYAALEQDRGLDIGQASEQDLPYAASQGFAAPGWQFQAAEGIEMPVRAVVLTANDQVSEQAQRGADALVQEFQLDQAKQLDPTVVEVLNAFGSPLQTTQRSQDTLFVLDTSDASAPWATQARNAISDAVQALGTEHDAALMNYSSPLNPGVLKGWRSNVLFDQDLSISQAVQALGVGGVPQTHEALLAALDIAQAHGQPTTVVLLSTGSVDDAAVNEALARAAEQQIHVHLIQLGNAEDAELASAIEGNGGSVSRVEDPAELDMAVHRAVGLS from the coding sequence GTGGGACAACATTCTTCTGGTAAGCCCAACTATCGCCTCTCTCAGGGGTTGCTCATCACTGTGCTGGCGGTGATCCTCGTGATCGCCGCCGTGCTGCTTTGGTCTAATCAGCGCATCCGCTCCGATGAAGAGCACCGAGCCCAAGAGTGCATTGAAGGTGAGCTGGTGGTTCCGGTGGCCACCCACGGCATGATTGATGCCGAAGATTTGGTGCAGCGCTTTGCGCAAGCCAACCTCCAAACCCAGGATTTCTGCCTCACCCCGCAGCTTGTCGACGACCCCGCCCAAGCATCACTGCTGTTAAGCGCCGAAACTGATCAGACCATCCAAGACGTGCTTGCCCGTGCTGAGCGCAATGCAGCGAGCAAACAGTGGCCCATCATTGCCACGCTCCCTGTCGGCATTGCCGATCAAAGCGGCCAGGCATGGGATGCGCAGATGAATTTGCGCTACCCCACCTCACCCGATGCCGTGGCTTCTGCGATATTGGCTGAGCAGAAGTTTGGCGATTTCGACGCCACCTATGCGGCCTTGGAACAAGATCGTGGCCTCGATATTGGGCAGGCCAGCGAACAGGATCTCCCCTATGCTGCATCACAGGGTTTTGCCGCTCCTGGCTGGCAGTTCCAGGCTGCAGAGGGCATTGAGATGCCGGTTCGCGCTGTGGTGCTCACTGCCAATGATCAAGTAAGCGAACAAGCACAGCGTGGTGCCGATGCACTGGTTCAGGAATTTCAGCTCGATCAAGCTAAACAGCTTGACCCCACCGTGGTAGAAGTGCTCAATGCCTTCGGCTCACCCTTGCAAACCACGCAGCGAAGCCAAGACACGCTCTTTGTCCTCGATACCTCTGATGCAAGCGCCCCCTGGGCTACGCAGGCACGCAACGCGATCTCCGATGCCGTGCAGGCACTGGGCACCGAACACGATGCCGCGTTAATGAATTACTCCTCGCCGCTTAACCCAGGTGTGCTCAAAGGATGGCGTTCGAATGTGCTGTTTGACCAGGACCTATCGATCTCTCAGGCGGTGCAGGCCTTAGGTGTTGGCGGTGTGCCTCAAACCCACGAAGCACTCCTTGCCGCACTCGATATTGCTCAAGCCCATGGACAACCCACCACGGTGGTGCTGCTCAGCACCGGCAGTGTGGATGATGCCGCCGTTAATGAGGCACTCGCGCGTGCGGCTGAGCAACAGATTCATGTTCACTTGATCCAGTTGGGTAACGCCGAGGATGCGGAGCTTGCCAGCGCCATCGAGGGCAATGGCGGTAGCGTGAGCCGGGTTGAAGATCCGGCCGAGCTGGACATGGCCGTCCATCGAGCCGTGGGGTTAAGTTAA
- a CDS encoding DEAD/DEAH box helicase, which yields MTSFQSLGLPVAIVHELQRQGISSPFPIQAAAIPSALEGKDVLGRGPTGSGKTFTFGLPMLARLQGGASKPKQPRALVLVPTRELALQVSQRLAPFAAVMGMRVLEVFGGVNINRNLTALAAPVDILVATPGRLQDLLNRKAISLESVIITALDEADQMADMGFMPQVRKLLDATPANSQRLLFSATLDGDVNTLVKRYMHSPVTHSTAGVQQAVDTMTHYRFDLDSKDQRNELVQLIAGREGKTIMFMRTKHTVDRQVKKLRRCGINAAGLHGDKGQGSRTRAVEAFQSGEVPVLIATDIAARGIDISDVDLVVHIDPPVEHKAYLHRAGRTARAGTSGAVLTLVLPEQRRDVDAMLAKAKVDAKMLEDASAVIALCGAQDIQRAPLPPFGAQQPKAATPKAKGASRGGNAAHKRGGSRRRASEQDKGARSAGRRTGSLKGKQSQGAQKGSRDAAGKQGSQRKRRQSRSTTQGFRPR from the coding sequence ATGACCTCTTTTCAAAGCCTTGGCTTGCCCGTGGCGATTGTGCACGAGCTGCAACGCCAAGGCATTTCTTCGCCCTTTCCCATCCAAGCCGCAGCCATCCCATCTGCGCTAGAAGGCAAGGATGTGTTGGGGCGAGGCCCTACCGGCTCCGGTAAAACCTTCACCTTTGGCCTGCCCATGCTGGCGCGCCTTCAAGGTGGCGCCTCGAAACCCAAACAGCCTCGCGCATTAGTGCTGGTACCCACCCGCGAGCTTGCCTTACAGGTAAGCCAACGGCTGGCTCCTTTTGCTGCCGTGATGGGCATGCGCGTGCTTGAGGTCTTTGGCGGTGTCAATATCAACCGCAACCTCACTGCTTTAGCTGCGCCGGTGGATATTTTGGTGGCCACCCCAGGCCGCCTCCAAGATCTGCTCAACCGCAAGGCCATTTCACTTGAGTCCGTGATCATCACCGCTCTCGATGAGGCCGATCAAATGGCGGATATGGGCTTTATGCCGCAGGTGCGCAAGCTGCTCGATGCCACCCCCGCCAACTCCCAGCGCCTGCTGTTTTCTGCCACCCTCGACGGGGATGTCAACACCCTTGTCAAACGCTATATGCACTCCCCTGTCACGCATTCGACCGCGGGCGTGCAGCAAGCCGTTGACACCATGACGCACTATCGCTTTGATCTTGATTCCAAAGATCAACGCAACGAGCTCGTGCAGCTCATCGCTGGACGTGAGGGCAAAACCATCATGTTCATGCGCACCAAGCACACGGTGGATCGGCAGGTAAAAAAGCTACGCCGCTGCGGCATCAATGCCGCAGGCCTGCATGGCGATAAAGGCCAAGGTAGTCGCACCCGCGCCGTCGAGGCCTTCCAATCAGGTGAAGTCCCGGTGCTGATAGCCACCGATATTGCAGCGCGCGGCATCGATATTTCCGATGTCGACCTCGTAGTACACATCGACCCACCGGTTGAGCACAAGGCCTATTTGCACCGCGCCGGGCGCACCGCGCGCGCCGGCACCAGTGGCGCTGTGCTGACTTTGGTGCTGCCTGAACAGCGCCGCGATGTTGATGCAATGCTGGCAAAGGCCAAGGTAGACGCTAAGATGCTCGAAGATGCCTCTGCAGTGATTGCCCTGTGCGGGGCTCAAGATATTCAAAGAGCACCACTTCCACCTTTTGGAGCACAACAGCCAAAGGCCGCAACGCCGAAGGCCAAGGGTGCTTCGCGTGGTGGAAATGCTGCGCACAAGCGCGGTGGATCCCGCCGGCGTGCATCCGAGCAGGACAAAGGTGCGCGCAGCGCAGGCCGCCGCACTGGCAGCCTGAAGGGCAAGCAATCCCAGGGTGCACAAAAAGGTAGCAGGGATGCTGCTGGCAAGCAGGGTTCTCAAAGAAAACGTCGACAATCAAGGAGCACTACTCAGGGGTTTCGCCCCAGATAA
- a CDS encoding bifunctional nuclease domain-containing protein, producing the protein MTYQEVSFIGVATVSPELAPCTLLFDTSHQRVLALWLPDDASEALSDGADEGYARRPSSTDVLLEALDKTGAKIEALRIDSVYQGVYHCSIVLGEGVQIDCKPSQLLLLAQAATTPVEVHEQVLVDASVKVPPQEFLEYFGIEPPEDLEAEHVSASGDDQADADFAAFMEQMGLKESDLFAEEDQDDTPDDDAQDTGVTDGK; encoded by the coding sequence ATGACCTATCAAGAGGTCAGTTTTATTGGCGTGGCTACGGTATCTCCGGAGCTTGCGCCCTGCACCCTGCTATTTGATACCTCCCATCAGCGCGTCTTAGCGCTGTGGTTGCCCGATGACGCAAGTGAGGCTTTAAGCGATGGCGCCGATGAAGGCTATGCGCGCCGTCCCAGCAGCACCGATGTGCTCTTAGAGGCCTTGGATAAAACGGGCGCCAAGATTGAGGCCTTGCGCATCGATAGCGTCTATCAGGGCGTGTATCACTGCTCAATCGTGTTGGGCGAAGGCGTGCAGATTGATTGCAAGCCCTCCCAGCTCTTGTTGCTTGCCCAGGCCGCGACTACCCCGGTGGAAGTGCATGAACAGGTGTTAGTTGATGCATCGGTGAAGGTTCCGCCGCAGGAGTTTTTAGAGTATTTCGGTATTGAGCCGCCGGAAGATCTCGAAGCAGAGCATGTCTCTGCCTCCGGTGATGATCAGGCCGATGCAGACTTCGCTGCGTTTATGGAGCAGATGGGGTTAAAGGAATCTGATCTTTTTGCCGAGGAAGATCAAGACGATACTCCCGACGATGATGCACAAGATACGGGTGTGACTGACGGTAAATAA
- a CDS encoding hemolysin family protein, translating into MDIAISIVSLIGFIALTASTGLFVAVEFALTGLERSTIEHDLKTRGDHRAKAVKRDFHNLSFVLSGAQLGITLTTLATGYLAEPILAKFFTPLLDLMGVPEDATTPIALVVALLVATGLSMVFGELVPKNVAITNPLATARTVVGPVHIFNTVFKGFINLLNKAANVTVRRMGIEPADELASARSAQELTALVRNSAESGDLDENTALVLDRSLKFGETTAGELMTPRSTVDALSAEDTVQDLIALAIETGHSRFPVIRGDLDDTIGVVTYKDAFSVPEAQRSAVTMQQLARPVPIVPESLDGDTVLDEVRKAGSQVILVADEYGGTAGLITIEDCVEEILGEVYDEHDDAEAERDFQRFGSNWQVAGLVRLDELAEKVGYIGPEGPYETLGGLVMATLGRIPKVGDELLLPESDNPMMAEFESGIKGRWLAKVTLMEDRRVESVILSPMSAEEAEAMLAEHGVEPTQQPQGGSSR; encoded by the coding sequence ATGGACATAGCCATTAGCATCGTTTCTCTCATCGGCTTTATTGCCCTTACGGCAAGCACAGGCCTTTTCGTTGCGGTCGAGTTCGCACTGACCGGACTCGAACGTTCCACTATCGAACACGACCTGAAAACCAGGGGCGATCACCGCGCCAAGGCAGTGAAGCGAGATTTTCATAATCTCTCCTTCGTGCTCTCTGGCGCCCAATTGGGCATCACCCTGACCACCTTGGCCACCGGCTATCTGGCCGAGCCCATTTTGGCCAAGTTCTTTACTCCCCTACTAGATCTCATGGGCGTGCCAGAAGATGCCACCACCCCCATCGCCTTGGTGGTGGCACTGCTGGTAGCCACCGGGCTTTCGATGGTCTTTGGCGAGCTGGTGCCCAAAAACGTCGCCATTACCAACCCTCTTGCCACCGCAAGAACCGTGGTAGGCCCGGTACACATCTTCAATACGGTGTTTAAGGGCTTTATTAACCTGCTCAACAAAGCCGCAAATGTTACGGTGCGCCGCATGGGCATTGAGCCTGCAGATGAACTGGCTAGCGCACGTTCGGCTCAGGAGCTGACCGCGCTGGTGCGAAACTCTGCTGAAAGCGGCGATTTGGATGAAAATACCGCGCTGGTGCTCGACCGTTCCTTAAAATTCGGCGAGACCACCGCTGGTGAGCTGATGACTCCGCGTTCGACTGTTGATGCGCTTTCTGCAGAAGATACGGTGCAGGACCTCATCGCGCTTGCCATCGAAACTGGCCACTCCCGCTTCCCGGTCATCCGCGGCGATTTGGACGACACGATCGGCGTGGTTACCTATAAAGACGCCTTCTCGGTGCCAGAGGCCCAACGCAGCGCGGTGACGATGCAGCAGTTGGCACGTCCGGTGCCGATCGTGCCGGAAAGCCTCGACGGCGATACTGTGCTCGACGAGGTGCGCAAGGCCGGCTCACAGGTGATCCTGGTGGCCGATGAGTACGGTGGCACCGCCGGGCTGATCACCATTGAAGACTGCGTAGAAGAGATCTTGGGCGAGGTCTACGACGAGCACGATGATGCCGAAGCAGAGCGTGACTTCCAAAGATTCGGTTCCAACTGGCAGGTAGCTGGTTTGGTACGCCTTGATGAGTTGGCTGAAAAAGTTGGCTATATCGGCCCTGAAGGCCCCTATGAAACCCTTGGTGGTTTGGTCATGGCCACCTTGGGCAGGATTCCCAAGGTCGGCGATGAGCTGCTGTTGCCTGAAAGTGATAACCCGATGATGGCGGAGTTTGAGTCCGGCATTAAGGGACGTTGGCTAGCTAAGGTCACGCTCATGGAAGATCGTCGCGTGGAAAGCGTGATTCTTTCCCCGATGAGCGCTGAAGAAGCCGAGGCGATGCTTGCAGAACACGGGGTGGAGCCCACCCAACAACCACAGGGAGGATCCTCGCGATGA
- a CDS encoding MIP/aquaporin family protein, with translation MTAAQAFGWEFLGTMLLLLLGNGVCALNALRTSGGRNTGWLLIAFGWGMGVFVGASVADVSGGHLNPAVTLMVALRGGVGWDLVPWYFLGQILGAFCGAVLTWAAFKQLFDANNYDEEGNITHANQTTGGIFFTGPAHPKNGWNAVTEFIGTFVLLAWIAFAPANGEISSLKYFAVAFVVVGIGMSLGSPTGYAINPARDFGPRLAYALALPIKDKGSANWGYAWVPIVAPMLAAVFTGVLANALV, from the coding sequence ATTACTGCTGCACAGGCGTTTGGCTGGGAATTCCTCGGCACCATGCTGCTGCTATTGCTCGGCAATGGTGTATGCGCCCTCAACGCCCTGCGCACCTCCGGTGGACGCAACACCGGCTGGTTACTCATCGCCTTTGGTTGGGGCATGGGTGTGTTCGTTGGTGCCTCCGTCGCTGATGTTTCCGGCGGACACCTCAACCCCGCGGTGACCTTGATGGTTGCCTTAAGAGGCGGAGTGGGCTGGGATCTCGTTCCCTGGTACTTCCTCGGCCAGATCCTCGGCGCTTTCTGTGGTGCCGTGCTCACCTGGGCAGCGTTTAAGCAGCTCTTCGATGCCAACAACTACGACGAAGAAGGCAATATCACCCACGCCAACCAAACCACGGGTGGCATCTTCTTCACCGGCCCTGCACACCCGAAGAACGGCTGGAACGCCGTGACCGAGTTCATCGGCACCTTCGTCCTTCTGGCCTGGATCGCCTTCGCACCAGCCAACGGCGAGATCAGCAGCCTGAAGTACTTCGCAGTGGCCTTCGTGGTGGTCGGCATTGGTATGTCGCTTGGTTCGCCCACCGGCTACGCCATCAACCCCGCCCGCGACTTCGGTCCGCGCCTTGCCTACGCTTTGGCCCTGCCCATCAAGGACAAAGGTAGTGCAAACTGGGGCTACGCCTGGGTTCCGATCGTGGCGCCCATGCTTGCAGCAGTGTTCACCGGCGTGCTTGCAAATGCGCTGGTATAA
- a CDS encoding glycerol-3-phosphate dehydrogenase/oxidase — translation MASTTKHPLNPEYFEKVWDNFEHKHYDVVIIGGGSVGAGAALDAATRGLSVAVIETRDFAAGTSSRSSKMFHGGLRYLAMLDFRLVAESLRERELNMSTLAPHLVKPLKFIFPLTHRIWERVMMFGGFTLYDLMGGAKSVPMQKHYSRKGVLKMAPGLNDDAVVGGVRYYDTLVDDARHTMTVLRTAAEYGADIRTSTQVVGFEKDGSRVVAAVVRDTETGAETQVRGSVFINATGVWNNEIEKLAGAKGKFSVHASKGVHIVIPKDRLKCDAALCFVTEKSVLFVIPWGEYWIVGTTDTDYKLGRPDPAPTRADIDYILDQLNRRVKHQITHSDIVGVYSGLRPLLEGSSDSTSNLSRNHAVAHVCPGLVSVAGGKYTTYRVIGKDAVDLAIKDVPKQVPDSITDQTPILGADGYHALANQVSAIARRNDLPAKTIEHLLGRYGSLYSEVLAPAKEDAALLQPIEGAEGYIWAEVRYAVTHEGALHLEDVLNRRLRVAMEYDDRGTKAAPAVAEFIAPLLGWDEETREAELNTFVQRVEAELEAERQLTDEAANDLMVAVGDTRSNIEKGIDL, via the coding sequence ATGGCGTCCACGACCAAGCACCCACTCAATCCCGAGTACTTCGAGAAGGTGTGGGACAACTTCGAGCACAAGCACTATGACGTTGTCATTATCGGCGGCGGCTCCGTTGGTGCAGGTGCCGCGCTGGATGCAGCTACCCGTGGCCTCAGCGTCGCAGTGATTGAAACCCGCGACTTCGCCGCAGGTACTTCATCACGTTCTTCCAAGATGTTCCACGGTGGCCTGCGCTACCTGGCCATGCTCGATTTCCGCCTCGTGGCAGAATCCCTGCGCGAGCGCGAACTCAACATGTCCACCCTGGCACCGCACCTGGTCAAGCCCCTGAAGTTCATCTTCCCGCTCACCCACCGCATCTGGGAGCGCGTGATGATGTTCGGCGGCTTCACCCTCTATGACCTCATGGGCGGTGCAAAGAGCGTGCCCATGCAAAAGCACTACTCCCGCAAGGGCGTGCTCAAGATGGCTCCGGGTCTCAACGACGACGCCGTAGTCGGCGGTGTTCGCTACTACGACACGCTTGTCGACGACGCACGCCACACCATGACAGTGCTGCGCACCGCCGCAGAATATGGCGCAGATATCCGCACCTCCACCCAGGTTGTGGGCTTTGAAAAAGACGGCAGCCGCGTTGTCGCAGCCGTGGTGCGCGACACCGAAACCGGTGCCGAAACCCAGGTGCGCGGCTCGGTATTCATCAACGCCACCGGCGTATGGAACAACGAGATTGAAAAGCTCGCAGGCGCTAAGGGCAAGTTCTCCGTGCACGCCTCCAAGGGCGTACACATCGTGATCCCGAAGGATCGCCTGAAGTGCGATGCAGCCCTGTGCTTCGTTACCGAGAAGTCCGTGCTCTTCGTTATTCCTTGGGGCGAGTACTGGATCGTGGGTACCACCGATACCGACTACAAGCTCGGTCGCCCGGACCCAGCACCTACGCGTGCCGATATCGACTACATCCTGGACCAGCTCAACCGTCGCGTAAAGCACCAGATCACCCACAGCGACATCGTGGGCGTGTACTCCGGTCTGCGTCCGCTGCTCGAGGGCAGCTCCGATTCCACCTCCAACCTCTCGCGCAACCACGCCGTGGCACATGTTTGCCCTGGCCTGGTCTCTGTTGCCGGTGGCAAGTACACCACCTACCGCGTGATCGGCAAGGACGCCGTGGATCTGGCCATCAAGGACGTGCCAAAGCAGGTTCCGGATTCCATCACCGACCAGACCCCGATCTTGGGCGCCGATGGCTACCATGCTCTGGCAAACCAAGTTTCTGCCATTGCACGCCGCAATGATCTGCCGGCAAAGACCATCGAGCACCTGCTCGGCCGCTATGGATCCCTCTACTCCGAGGTGCTTGCCCCCGCCAAGGAAGATGCAGCACTGCTGCAACCCATCGAGGGTGCAGAAGGCTACATCTGGGCCGAGGTTCGCTACGCCGTTACCCACGAGGGTGCCCTGCACCTCGAAGACGTCTTGAACCGCCGTCTGCGCGTGGCCATGGAGTACGACGATCGCGGCACCAAGGCTGCACCGGCAGTTGCCGAGTTCATCGCTCCGCTGCTGGGTTGGGACGAAGAAACCCGCGAGGCAGAACTCAACACCTTCGTCCAGCGTGTTGAGGCCGAGCTTGAGGCTGAACGTCAACTTACCGACGAAGCCGCAAATGACCTCATGGTCGCCGTTGGCGACACCCGCTCCAATATCGAGAAGGGAATCGATCTCTAA